In Acidobacteriota bacterium, one genomic interval encodes:
- a CDS encoding class I SAM-dependent methyltransferase, whose translation MLRTIYRRLHAALFAALRRLGWNVARTADFYSPLPVLSEVAESRESWDRPSELVGVDYDLEAMKSLLAALVETHGGEFEELPPHSEIRALGYGPGFPVIDALTTYLMVRDLRPARYVEIGSGLSTYYAWLAGAANGRDGRACEMTCIDPFPTGRLSELEGPAVNAVVSKVEATDLELFDTLDAGDVLFIDSTHVLKLGGDVAFLFLEVLPRLRPGVVVHIHDIHFPYNTPYPAEQYIFLAKWPLYRTEAMVLQAFLSFNREFEVVLSAPMIRHFDEPYLERTIPGYRPVEVDDYDTHFGSIWLRRRLPAG comes from the coding sequence GTGCTGAGGACGATCTACCGCCGGTTGCACGCGGCCCTGTTCGCCGCCCTGCGGCGGTTGGGGTGGAACGTGGCGCGGACGGCCGACTTCTACTCGCCGTTGCCGGTGCTGTCAGAGGTGGCGGAGTCCCGGGAGTCGTGGGACCGACCGAGCGAGCTGGTAGGCGTCGACTACGACCTGGAGGCGATGAAGTCTCTGCTCGCAGCCCTGGTCGAGACCCATGGCGGAGAGTTCGAGGAACTGCCGCCGCACAGTGAGATCAGGGCATTGGGCTACGGCCCGGGATTCCCGGTCATCGACGCGCTGACGACGTACCTCATGGTGCGGGACCTGCGGCCGGCGCGCTATGTCGAGATCGGGTCCGGCCTCTCGACCTACTACGCGTGGCTGGCCGGGGCGGCGAACGGGCGTGACGGACGTGCCTGCGAGATGACCTGTATCGATCCGTTCCCGACCGGCCGGCTGAGCGAACTGGAGGGGCCGGCCGTGAACGCGGTCGTCTCAAAGGTCGAGGCCACGGACCTCGAACTCTTCGACACTTTGGACGCGGGCGACGTGCTGTTCATCGACTCGACCCACGTGCTGAAGCTCGGTGGGGATGTGGCGTTTCTCTTCCTCGAGGTGCTGCCGCGGCTGCGGCCCGGCGTCGTGGTCCACATCCATGACATCCACTTCCCCTACAACACTCCCTACCCGGCCGAGCAGTACATCTTTCTCGCCAAGTGGCCGCTCTACCGCACGGAGGCGATGGTCCTGCAGGCCTTCCTGAGCTTCAACCGGGAGTTCGAGGTGGTGCTCTCCGCGCCGATGATTCGTCACTTCGACGAGCCCTACCTGGAGCGAACGATTCCCGGCTACCGCCCGGTCGAAGTGGACGACTACGACACCCACTTTGGCTCGATCTGGTTGCGCCGGCGGTTGCCTGCCGGCTGA
- a CDS encoding oligosaccharide flippase family protein produces MESNPHQDSAQAEPGAKQRLLHSSVSAYGSMLLRLLLAFAARAILARLILPEFHGLFDLALQFVVMASAIRDLGLTHHLMRDPRESYGTVLAWSLSVGAAMSLALVAFAGVFSYLNPDLPNVLRGLAVWIVIDAAIMVYRTFFERRLRIREIAGFEILRSLVYGLIAVGLAHLGAGVWSFVGGELLASALFAVLLLWRARGRVKLDVDWQRLRGLLRASRYLFVVWAAAQVFNRIDIYIIEIFSTTTFVGYYGQAYYFAFLVALTVTPRPLLPALVEFREKAAEFAETLRLGTLVFLAGIVVSAYFLFFNAEKAVQVVLGPGWDDTVPLLRVLCLVPLVDVFTTTGGEALKVQNRDRLWVTTVVLNMLALIGFGFLFTYLWGPIGMAWANFLRIGSLLMFLKVLGIFAGRRRRLVASLAQVYLLPLPFFIAVAVLLPTGSWARLIASIAAAALAGGLLTLRFLPDYRRFFRTATTGAETAGDADIGTTS; encoded by the coding sequence GTGGAATCGAACCCGCATCAAGACTCGGCTCAGGCGGAGCCGGGGGCGAAGCAGCGGCTGCTGCACTCCTCGGTCAGCGCCTATGGCTCGATGCTGCTGCGCTTGCTACTTGCGTTCGCCGCACGCGCCATCCTGGCCCGGCTGATTCTCCCGGAGTTTCACGGGCTCTTCGACCTCGCGCTGCAGTTCGTGGTGATGGCCTCCGCAATCCGCGACCTCGGCCTGACCCACCACCTCATGCGCGATCCGCGCGAGTCCTACGGCACAGTGCTCGCCTGGAGCCTGAGTGTAGGCGCCGCCATGTCCCTGGCCCTGGTCGCATTCGCCGGCGTCTTCTCCTACCTCAATCCGGACCTGCCGAATGTCCTGCGCGGTCTGGCCGTGTGGATCGTCATCGATGCCGCGATCATGGTCTACCGGACCTTCTTCGAACGGCGGCTCCGAATCCGCGAAATCGCCGGCTTCGAAATCCTGCGCAGCCTCGTGTACGGCCTGATCGCGGTCGGCCTGGCCCACCTCGGCGCCGGAGTCTGGTCTTTCGTGGGCGGCGAGTTGCTGGCATCGGCACTCTTCGCCGTTCTGCTGCTGTGGCGAGCGCGAGGCCGGGTCAAGCTAGACGTCGACTGGCAGCGACTCCGAGGCCTGCTCCGCGCCAGCCGCTACCTGTTCGTCGTCTGGGCCGCGGCCCAGGTCTTCAACCGCATCGACATCTACATCATCGAGATCTTCTCGACCACCACCTTCGTCGGCTACTACGGTCAGGCCTACTACTTCGCCTTCCTGGTCGCCCTGACCGTGACCCCAAGGCCGCTGTTGCCAGCCCTGGTCGAGTTCCGCGAGAAGGCTGCAGAGTTCGCGGAGACCCTGCGGCTCGGCACGCTGGTCTTCCTCGCCGGAATCGTCGTCTCGGCCTACTTCCTGTTCTTCAACGCCGAGAAGGCAGTCCAGGTGGTTCTCGGGCCCGGGTGGGACGACACGGTGCCGCTACTTCGCGTTCTCTGTCTGGTACCCCTGGTCGATGTCTTCACGACAACGGGCGGCGAAGCGCTGAAGGTGCAGAACCGGGACCGCCTGTGGGTGACCACGGTAGTGCTGAACATGCTGGCTCTCATCGGCTTCGGCTTCCTCTTCACCTACCTCTGGGGCCCCATTGGCATGGCCTGGGCGAACTTCCTGCGCATCGGCAGTTTGTTGATGTTCCTCAAGGTGCTCGGCATCTTCGCGGGCCGACGACGCCGGCTGGTCGCCAGTCTTGCCCAGGTCTACCTGCTGCCCCTACCGTTCTTCATTGCCGTCGCGGTCTTGCTGCCGACAGGCAGTTGGGCCCGGCTGATCGCCAGCATCGCGGCGGCGGCACTCGCCGGCGGCCTCCTGACGCTTCGCTTCCTCCCCGATTACCGGCGGTTCTTCCGCACCGCCACGACCGGCGCCGAGACAGCGGGCGACGCGGACATCGGGACGACCTCGTGA
- the shc gene encoding squalene--hopene cyclase, with the protein MIGPAAVLKERPKTAPARNLSQAIEAAVRNLLSSRKEDGHWRFELEGDTILESEYVLLLYFLGRVDDPRIAACCRRLRSQQMPTGGWTTYPGGRVDPSVSVKAYLCLKLAGDDPRSPHMAAARRAILGAGGLRACNSYTKLYLAIFGLWRWRQAPAVPPEMILLPRWFCFNIYDMSSWTRAMVVPLSVIWAHRPNVPLDVTLDELETEFVPAPVRPPLIKLFWAQGFTALSALLKVVEWIGPLPWWRRRALLKAERWLTERIECADGLAAIFGAIVNAVIALRCLGYDVRHPLVQAQLRELERFEIEEDGEIRLQPCLSPVWDTTLTVNALLDAGVNDGKALIQGALEWLLDREVSVAGDWSHGSLQEAPGGWSFEYRNDYYPDCDDTAEALLVLARVRGNGALEARRQDVLARGRSWLLGMQNPDGGWAAFDRRCDKEVLTFIPFADHNAMIDPSTPDITSRAIRALLAAGLDPDEASVRRAAEYLLRQQEEDGSWPGRWGANHIYGTGLSLRALGEFALAAPHDRSEALELALRRGRSWLLRVQNGDGGWGESLRSYEDPTARGRGNSTASQTAWAILGLSATVGARSEPREPGAARAALDRAAAFLQERQRIDGSWYDHWWTGVGFPGVFYLRYHGYAQYFPLAALAEYRRVRSGSRG; encoded by the coding sequence GTGATCGGCCCCGCAGCAGTTCTCAAGGAACGTCCGAAGACAGCACCGGCCCGAAACCTCAGCCAGGCGATCGAGGCCGCCGTTCGCAACCTCCTGAGCAGTCGCAAGGAGGATGGTCACTGGCGCTTTGAGCTCGAGGGCGACACGATCCTCGAATCGGAATACGTTCTGCTGCTCTACTTCCTCGGCCGCGTCGACGATCCGAGAATCGCCGCCTGCTGCCGGCGCCTGCGCAGCCAGCAGATGCCGACCGGCGGTTGGACGACGTATCCAGGCGGACGGGTCGATCCAAGCGTGTCGGTCAAGGCCTACCTGTGCCTGAAGCTCGCCGGCGACGACCCGCGTTCGCCGCATATGGCCGCGGCACGCCGCGCGATCCTTGGCGCGGGAGGGCTGCGTGCCTGCAACTCGTACACGAAGTTGTACCTGGCGATCTTCGGCCTGTGGCGCTGGCGGCAGGCGCCGGCGGTGCCCCCGGAGATGATCCTCCTGCCGCGGTGGTTCTGCTTCAACATCTACGACATGTCTTCGTGGACGCGGGCGATGGTCGTGCCGCTGTCGGTGATCTGGGCCCACAGGCCAAACGTACCGCTCGACGTCACGCTGGATGAGCTCGAGACGGAGTTCGTCCCCGCTCCTGTTCGGCCTCCGCTGATCAAGCTGTTCTGGGCGCAGGGGTTCACCGCGCTCAGCGCGCTGCTCAAGGTGGTCGAGTGGATCGGCCCTCTTCCCTGGTGGCGGCGCCGTGCCCTGCTGAAGGCCGAAAGGTGGTTGACCGAGCGCATCGAATGCGCTGACGGTCTAGCCGCGATCTTCGGGGCGATCGTCAACGCCGTCATCGCCTTGCGGTGCCTGGGATACGACGTGAGACATCCCCTGGTTCAAGCTCAACTGAGGGAACTCGAACGGTTCGAGATCGAGGAGGACGGGGAGATCCGCCTCCAGCCGTGTCTGTCGCCGGTCTGGGACACGACCCTGACGGTGAACGCGTTACTCGATGCCGGCGTTAACGACGGGAAGGCCCTGATCCAGGGAGCATTGGAGTGGCTGCTGGACCGGGAGGTCTCGGTCGCGGGCGATTGGAGCCACGGAAGTCTCCAGGAGGCACCCGGCGGTTGGAGCTTCGAGTACCGGAACGACTACTACCCCGATTGCGACGACACGGCGGAGGCACTGCTGGTCCTGGCCCGGGTCCGGGGCAATGGCGCGCTGGAGGCGCGGCGGCAAGATGTACTGGCCCGGGGACGGTCCTGGCTTCTGGGTATGCAGAACCCCGATGGCGGTTGGGCCGCCTTCGACCGGCGCTGCGACAAGGAGGTCCTCACCTTCATTCCCTTCGCCGATCACAACGCGATGATCGACCCGAGCACGCCTGACATCACCTCCCGGGCGATCCGCGCCCTGCTTGCTGCGGGGCTCGATCCGGACGAGGCGTCGGTCAGGCGGGCCGCCGAGTACCTGCTGCGGCAACAGGAGGAGGACGGAAGCTGGCCGGGGCGCTGGGGCGCCAACCACATCTACGGGACCGGGCTCTCGCTCCGGGCCCTCGGTGAGTTCGCCTTGGCGGCGCCCCACGACCGATCGGAAGCCTTGGAGCTGGCGTTGAGGCGCGGCCGGAGTTGGCTGCTCCGGGTCCAGAACGGAGACGGGGGATGGGGCGAGTCGCTCCGTTCCTATGAGGATCCGACCGCCAGGGGGCGCGGAAACAGCACGGCATCCCAGACGGCCTGGGCGATCTTGGGCCTGAGCGCGACCGTCGGAGCGCGGTCGGAACCACGCGAACCCGGCGCGGCTCGCGCGGCGCTGGACCGTGCCGCCGCCTTTCTTCAGGAGCGTCAGCGGATCGACGGTTCCTGGTACGACCACTGGTGGACCGGTGTCGGGTTTCCGGGAGTCTTCTATCTCCGCTACCACGGCTACGCGCAGTACTTCCCGCTCGCGGCGCTCGCTGAG